From the Cohaesibacter sp. ES.047 genome, the window TACAACTTTCTTTTTCTTCGACATGCGGCATGTGACTCGAATTTGGAAAAACATGCGCAGTCACATCAGGAATTTCGTCCCAGAAGGGCTGCAAACACTCGGTGGTAGCTTCGTCATAGGCACCGCGATACGCGAGGGTTGGCGCGCAGATCTGATGCAGACGGCCAACGGCAGACCAGTCTTTCAATGTGCCGATGACGTGAAACTCGGTCGGACCGTTCATCGTGTGATATACGGTGGGATCTTCATCCATTACATCGAATGTCTTCTGGACTTCTACCGGACGGGGCTTCATGCGGCAGACATGGCGGTCGTAGAAAACCTCCGTCGCTGCCTTGTAGTCGGGATGGTCAAGGGTGCCAGCTGTCTCGTGCAAAAGCAGGGTATCCTGAACATCCTGAGGCAGCTTCGAACGAAGCTCGGATGCACCTTTGAGCCAAACAGGCATAGAGCATGGTGAGTTTGCGATTACAAGAGCCTTCAGGCCTTCAGGTTGCTGAATTGCATGTTCTGACCCCAGAATTCCACCCCAACTTTGCCCCAGATAGGCATAGCGGTCCTGAATGCCGAGATGCGAAAGCAATGCATCCAGTTCGCCTAAAAAAAGGTCAATTGTCCAAAAATCAGGCCCTTTTTCGCGCAGGTGTGTCGACTGGCCATTGCCCAATTGATCATAATGGATGACCGGGCGCCCAGTCTTTGCCAGTTCCTTGAAACTGTCGACATAGTAATGTGCACAGCCGGGGCCGCCGTGACCGATGACCAGCGGCAGCTTGTCGGATTTCAGATTTCCGCTAATGCGGTACCAGGTCTGGTAGCCCTGATAAGGAGAAAAACCCTCTTGTGTTTCGAAATCCGCCACGACATGTACCTCTTATTTCTTGGTTCAGAGGTAAAGCAAACCACACTAAGGCTTTCGAAAATAGCTATGGAATTTTATAGGTTTTCAATGTGTCCGATGGCTCGTTTCGAGCAATCGATAGTGTGATGCCATCACGAGAGCTTGAAATCTGTTGCGGGCACCAAGTTTTTTCGTCGCCGACGTCAGATGCAGGGTAACGGTGGGAATCGATCGGTCGATATGATGGGCGATTTCCTTTGCAGTCAGACCTTGACCACACAGTGCAAGGCATTGCTGTTCCCGCTTCGTCAGGGACACATGAGGGGTGAGAAAGGCGTCATCCTCGAAGCCGTCAATAACCGCGTCGTGCAATGCATGAGCCAGATAACCGACTGAGGAGACGGCATAATCAAGATCCGCATTGTCGATCCTGGACGTGCTCATGGCGGTAAATGTGGCCAGCGCTCCATCGGGGCAACGAATGGGTACGGTGATACCGCATCGCATGCCCGTGTCGCACAGGTAGTTGATCACCGGCTGATGCCTGTCATCAAGAATTCTCTCCATCACATCGCTTTGCCGACCGTCATAGGTCCATGTGAAAGGGCGCGTGATCTCACGCGAGGCATCCATCACCGGATCCTGCTCATAGTAACGTTCGGCGCACCACAGATCGACCATGTCGCTGGGAGCGTTGCGCATGTCATAGACCGTGGGGAAGATGAACTTGCCTTCATAGGTCAAAGGAACGGGTGAGAAATCATAAGTCGAAACGTCAAAACCAAAATCCTCCAATGCCACTTGTGCAACCTGCATCGCATCTTCCAATGCAATACCGGGATAAAGATTGATCAAGGCCTCCTTGTTCAAAATGCTCATCGACAATTCCTTTCATGCACGACACGGTTACCAAGCAAATGCCGTGCCACTAAAAGGGCGGGGCTTGATCACGCCTGCGCGAGCCCGAAAAAAGAGATTTTGCTAGCGATAACCGAAGGTTGTGCTTGGCCTGAAATCGCGTTGGAGAGAGCCCCTGCTGGCAAGAAACTTACGTCTGGAGACGCTGCCAGACTGCATGGAGGAGTGAGCTGACTTGCTTGCTTGGCTGTCTTGAAATCAGGCCCTTCTCCGGCCGCAGCAATGCCGCGTCAGGCGCTCCTGCGTGTCATGATATGGTCTTGTGATTGAATGGCCTTCAAGGCTGCCGGGATGTCTTTTGCAGGCATCGGATGGGCATAGGCAAACCCTTGAACCGAATTGCAGCCAAGCTTTGCAACGCAATCGACCTCTTCGCGTGTTTCGGCTCCTTCCGCAACAATCGTGAGACCCAGACCATGGCCCAGCGTCACAATGCCGGCGAGCAACTGCTGGTTCTTATGATCCTTGTCGACATTCATCACAAAGGTACGATCAACCTTCAACTGATCGAAGGGAAGGCGATTGAGGTAGCCCAGCGATGAATAGCCCGAGCCGAAATCATCAAGGGAAATGAGCAGACCGAGCGCTTTGAGCCTATCCAGAATGCTCCCAACATGACCTTCATCTTGATCCAGAAACAGATTCTCAGTGACCTCAAGGCAGATGTTGCTTCCTGCCAGTTCGTACTTTTCGAGAAGCCCTCGGACGATATGGGGAAAGTCCGGTTGCAGGAGCTGGATAGGCGACACATTCACGGCCAGATGTTTGAAATCGAAGCCGGAATCGCGCCAGCTCCGTGCTTGGCTGCAGGTCTGGTCGAGAATGAGTGTCCCCAGATCGACGATCAGTCCGGTCGATTCCGCAATCGGGATGAACGCTCCCGGTGAGATCATGCCCTTGGTTTTATGATGCCAGCGCGCCAAAGCCTCAAGGCCGGTCAATTGATTGGTTGAGGGATCGAACTGGGGCTGGAAATAGGGCTGTATGGCCCGTTTTCTTATTGCCTCGCGAAGAGCGCGTTCAAGCTCTATCTGGCTCTGAAGGACAAGATACATCTCCTCTGCAAAAACAGCGCAACAGTTGCCTCCGTCTTCCTTCGCCTGACGAAGGGCCAGATCGACTTTCAAATGAGCATCATCGGCTGTGTCGGCATCGCGTGCCAGATGGACAACGCCGATGGCGGCGCTCATGTGAACCTCGGTAGAACCGAGTTCGATGGGCTTGCAAAGACGCAGCAACAGGTCGCCGTAGTTGCTTGAAGTGCTACCCGAGCCGTCCTGTGGTAGCAGAACGGTGAAATGATCAGCAGAAAGACGCGCAATCAGAGCCTCTTTACCTGCGACTGCCTCGATGGCTTTGGCAACGCACTTCAGAAGCGTATCGCCCACTGACTGACCGAAGGCGACATTCACGTCCTTGAACCGATCGATGTTAATGTGCAGAAGCATCCATTCGCGCTCGCCTTTCTTGCTTTGCAAGACGGCCTCACGCAGATCGGTCAGATATCGGCTGCGGTTTCCCAGTCCGGTCAGAGTGTCGGTGTAGGCCAGATAGCTCAGTTTTTGTTGCATCTCGACGACACGCGACAGGCCCTGAGCCAACGCGCCGACTTCCCCGGAGCGCTCAGTGAAGGGCACATCACCTGTGTTCTTTCCTGCCGCCAGATCGTTTGCTAAGCGCACAAGTCTCTTCAAAGGACGCAGTTCGGCTGTCATTTGCCATACGCCGACCCCCACGACGAGCAACAGGATGACGATGGCATAGCCGATGATCAACGTCTGCATTTCTATGCGGTTTATATGAAGATCATCAACCCATCCCACGTCGACCGCCAGAGCGCCTGCTACGGCACCTTCGCGCGACTGGATGGGAGTAAGATAGGCAAGCCGCAATCGCCCCATGACGGGAACATCGCCAGTGAACGGCTTGTTGGCGATCAGATTTTTATAGGCTGGGTGGCCCTCAGACAGGGACATGGGTGGCGGCATGGAGCCGTCCGGTCTGCGGAATGTGGTGGCGATGCGGTCGAAGCTCATTGTTTCGGGATTGAGCTTGAACAGGTTCGCTGCTCCCTGATTGGTCATCCCGATTTCCTTGAGCACCACATCATGCTCAGGGCGAAAGGTAAGGGCTGTCTCGACTGTCTCGGATACAATGTGGACCGCCTGAGGTCTATCCATTTGATCCCGGATGATCTCGAATTCGTGGTCGAGACTGTGGCTGAAAATGGACGCAGCGGCGCGCGCCGCCCGGTCAATCCGGATCGAAGCGTTGTCCTCTGTCACTTCATGGAGCTTTGTGTAGCTCAGATGAGCCATCACAAGGATTGAAAGTGATACCATCACGATCAACAAAGCTGTCACGCGGACAGTGAGCCGATTGAAACGCATGAGATCTAGGTTCATCAACAACACCACTCTCTGCGGATGGCCTGCGGTTTAAACGATGCAGACCAGAGCCAATAGTCTATTCACCCCCATATGCCCGCTATCCTTGACATCATGGCGGTAACAGACAGTTAGCATGACCAAAAAACGTTTGGTTTAGGTGAATAACTAATTACTAACCTTCCGAATAAAGTGAAAACGCTCGGATGTTGCGCTCTACGTGAAGGTGGTGACAAACTCAGAAAACACAAGCTTAGCAAACAGAACTGTCTTTTATGGTGGTGGCGGTCACGATCGATCGTTGGGTCAGACCAGGCGGACAAACTGTTCGGTGAAGATGACGACGACATAATAACCGGGAATGGACGCGATGACCTGCTGAACGGCCGCGACGACCCGATCAACTCGACAGGTGGAGTTGATGAAATCATCGATGTCAAGCTATTTTGGGACAGATGCCAGTGGCGCTGGTTGGATATCCCTAAGGATAGTCCCATGCCACCTAGGCTTTGGGGGGAAGAAAATGGTCGGAGCGATAGGATTCGAACCTACGACCCCTTCACCCCCAGCGAAGTGCGCTACCAGACTGCGCTACGCTCCGACACGAGGGCTTTATAGTCGCAATGTCATCGGCTTGCAACAATCTCTTGAACGGAATTTCTATTATCCTCAAGCTTTCTGTTTTTGATGCTTTCAAGCGCTGAACGCCAAACGCGCGCCGGAGCGCGCGCTGCTTGATATCACTTGAGAAGCCTATGATCAGTAAGCATTTTCCTGAGACAGCAATTTGAAAGGCGTTATGAAAAGAATGTAGAAATCGAGCGCCAGCGACCAGTTTTCGATATAATAGATATCGTGCTGGACACGTTCCTTGAGCTTCTCTTCGTCATCCACTTCACCGCGCCAGCCATGGATTTGAGCCCAGCCGGTGATGCCGGGTTTGACCTTGTGTCTGGCCATGTAGCCGTCAGCAACTTCTTCAAACAGGCGATTATTGGTTTGTTGATGCGATACATGTGGCCTCGGACCAACGAGCGACAGGGTACCGGACAACACGTTGAACAGCTGCGGCAGTTCATCAATCGAAGTGCGACGGATGAAACGGCCGACCGGGGTCACCCGGTCATCATTCTTGGTGACGGACTTCTTCGCGGTCTGATCACTCTGATTGTGATAGAGAGAGCGGAACTTCCAGACGACCACTTCCTCATTGTTGAAGCCG encodes:
- a CDS encoding proline iminopeptidase-family hydrolase, with the protein product MADFETQEGFSPYQGYQTWYRISGNLKSDKLPLVIGHGGPGCAHYYVDSFKELAKTGRPVIHYDQLGNGQSTHLREKGPDFWTIDLFLGELDALLSHLGIQDRYAYLGQSWGGILGSEHAIQQPEGLKALVIANSPCSMPVWLKGASELRSKLPQDVQDTLLLHETAGTLDHPDYKAATEVFYDRHVCRMKPRPVEVQKTFDVMDEDPTVYHTMNGPTEFHVIGTLKDWSAVGRLHQICAPTLAYRGAYDEATTECLQPFWDEIPDVTAHVFPNSSHMPHVEEKESCMAVVESFLSKYDSE
- a CDS encoding LuxR family transcriptional regulator, with the translated sequence MSILNKEALINLYPGIALEDAMQVAQVALEDFGFDVSTYDFSPVPLTYEGKFIFPTVYDMRNAPSDMVDLWCAERYYEQDPVMDASREITRPFTWTYDGRQSDVMERILDDRHQPVINYLCDTGMRCGITVPIRCPDGALATFTAMSTSRIDNADLDYAVSSVGYLAHALHDAVIDGFEDDAFLTPHVSLTKREQQCLALCGQGLTAKEIAHHIDRSIPTVTLHLTSATKKLGARNRFQALVMASHYRLLETSHRTH
- a CDS encoding EAL domain-containing protein → MNLDLMRFNRLTVRVTALLIVMVSLSILVMAHLSYTKLHEVTEDNASIRIDRAARAAASIFSHSLDHEFEIIRDQMDRPQAVHIVSETVETALTFRPEHDVVLKEIGMTNQGAANLFKLNPETMSFDRIATTFRRPDGSMPPPMSLSEGHPAYKNLIANKPFTGDVPVMGRLRLAYLTPIQSREGAVAGALAVDVGWVDDLHINRIEMQTLIIGYAIVILLLVVGVGVWQMTAELRPLKRLVRLANDLAAGKNTGDVPFTERSGEVGALAQGLSRVVEMQQKLSYLAYTDTLTGLGNRSRYLTDLREAVLQSKKGEREWMLLHINIDRFKDVNVAFGQSVGDTLLKCVAKAIEAVAGKEALIARLSADHFTVLLPQDGSGSTSSNYGDLLLRLCKPIELGSTEVHMSAAIGVVHLARDADTADDAHLKVDLALRQAKEDGGNCCAVFAEEMYLVLQSQIELERALREAIRKRAIQPYFQPQFDPSTNQLTGLEALARWHHKTKGMISPGAFIPIAESTGLIVDLGTLILDQTCSQARSWRDSGFDFKHLAVNVSPIQLLQPDFPHIVRGLLEKYELAGSNICLEVTENLFLDQDEGHVGSILDRLKALGLLISLDDFGSGYSSLGYLNRLPFDQLKVDRTFVMNVDKDHKNQQLLAGIVTLGHGLGLTIVAEGAETREEVDCVAKLGCNSVQGFAYAHPMPAKDIPAALKAIQSQDHIMTRRSA